Within Porites lutea chromosome 2, jaPorLute2.1, whole genome shotgun sequence, the genomic segment CGATATTAAAAGGACAGAAGCAAACGGCTAAACTTGACTTCAAAAAAGGCGGTTTTGGCTTCATGTGTAATCCTGTGGGGTGGGAACGAGTGGAGGGAGGAGTGTGAAACGTGGAAGCGGAAAGCACCGGTACTGACTTCTCTAGTTTGCTTATGTTACACCGATGTTTTTGTCAAATTGCTCGGCGGTCGCGAATAAGCATTCGCAGTTGAAACTGGACTTCTCTAACAATGCACTGCCCAAGGTTTGACTGTGATAATTAAAGGCATCATACTAGAGACTCAATCATGAAAGTGTCGTGTGCACGATCCTGAAGGGCGAATAATTGTAACGGCTGTAATTAATACCTACCCTGTATTTTGCTACTTGGGAAAAAAAGGGGAACAGGATGAAAGTGTATGTTTTTCTCTAAGAGATTCCTTGGCCTGGCGAAACGTATGGCGTTATACCACAGAAGAGGCAACCGTGCGCAtcacaaataaaataattatgaagTTTCGATTGAAAGCAGCCTCTCCCGCTTATTTTTTCAAACCCTTTAAGGGAATTGCAAACATTTCCCGTTATAGAGTTGAGTGAAATAGAAGCAAATAACTGCAAGAGCTCATAGTCAATTTTTCAAAGTCTTTATTAGTCTTTCTTTCATTATTTGGACATCTTGTCCGTTCTTGCGGTATACTTCACTTTCAAATGTTCTCTGAGGAAACAAAGACAATGCGATTTACTGAGTGAGTTATGTTAGTTGTAATAGTATGACGGGGATTTGATTTATATAGAAAACTATAATGCTGAGTGCGATTTATATATAGTTCATTCTGCTGTATCACAGGTATTAATCGAAATGTCCTTGCCAATATTACTGTTATTGTGGATCTGTTATCGTGCGCCACTTTGCTAACTGTTAACATAATTTATTGTCTTCCTTATCAATCCCGGAAGCCAATGTCAAATTTGCAGAAAGTTGTAATAGTGAGcattacaaagaatgtatgtaAGCTCGGAGTTGACACTGCTCCTGTAGCGGTGAATGAAATTCAGCCTATCGTTAACAATTTTAcctatttttaattaatattcaGAGGCTCCTGGTAAACATAGCCACATTACTGAAACTTGGACTTTACATATTAATAGATATTTTCCAATCGAAAAAGTACCATAGTTTTCTTTCTTGAATATTCTCTTTTCGGTGGGTATCGTCCTTACCTAACTACTTGTGTAGCTGTAAATCCATTTAGTATACTTGCTGACTCGGGCATTTACAGAGTAATACCCCGGATGGCAGCCCCCAGACCCCCAGCTAACCACGCCCTGTAGATACCATCTCCCATTGGAATCCCTGCAAACGATGGGCCCTCCGCTGTCGGTGTTGCAGGTGCTTATGGGGCTTGATCCACCGTGGCCTGTGCAAAACATTTCATTTGTCACAGGGATGCCAGCGTCTTTATTGTCCTCCAAGCACTCGGATTGGCTTACTTTAGGGAGCATGGCTTGTTTGAGGACATCCGCTTGGCTGTTCCAATCTCCAGGCACCGTTAAACCCCAGCCtacaaagttaaaaacaaaatacaaaataaggtAGAAAAAGCAGAGATTTTCAAGTGTGACTTCTTACGCTTGAAGTTGTTTCAGGGAAATATATAACAACGTGAGTGTGTGTGTAGTTGGCGTGTGTGGGTGCAACCTTTGCTGCATATATCCCATCACAGTAGCTCAACCCAGGTTTATAAATGGCCTAGCCAGTGAGCTAGCCAAATCTTTGGCAAGTAAGCTTTTAGTAACACGCTTTCTTCAGGAGAAAAATAAACTCACTTCCTCCagtgaattaaggaatggggcactgcaaatttggagGGGGGTGGTCTGTTTTAGTAGGGATTTTACCTTTCgcattaatattttaaattcaatatctACTCCCCATAAgtattcatttttcattattactaATGTATTATCTGTGTCACGTGACTTGCCACACCCATTTTTGACTTCTTATTTCAATCCAAACTTACACCACtttataaataacacttgtaatttaattcactttttgtcAATGACTATTGACACAAAGTTTATGGAATTAATCGGGGTCTTAAATTAATCGGTAATCTTAAATTATCTACGTTTTGTAAACTATAACGTTTCCTGTTAAAAGGGAGACTGGGACGagagaaaaatatctaataaCTACGAAGGAATGGATCATTTCACAAATCCCCGATTAAGTTAGCTTATTTGACTGTGAATGAAAtattatggaaaaaaaaaacgattgtgGTCACATTCAGTAAACTGGTGTAATCtgcaaagtccaaattttgcataattatgggcgtggctggtcacgtgatctaAAAAACGGAGTGTTTAAGGTCCAAAGTGGTTCTAGCCTTAAACGCAGCGGTCTAAGGTTAAAATAAAGGAAGATACAGGAAAAAACAAGATCAAGTCATAAAACCCCGCATGTAACGAGGacccattccttaattcaccggAGTCACAAATATCGAATGAGGATAGAACACTTACCTGTTGCATAACACTGCTTCCCATCTGGGATTATGAAACCTTGATCTGGAAGGCAAACCAGGCTAACACGTCGGTTTAGAATGGCGGGGCGGCTTAGCTGGATCAAAgctgacaaaaaaataatgcaaatttgtCCTTTTCACTGGCATCACTATTGGAGGTGACCGGCCGGTGGCCAAAGTAGTGTATGCTTCGCGTTAGCCACCATCTACTTAACAATAGAAACTAAGATTAAGCAAGGTAAGTTTTATATGGAGAAGTAGATCCTAAGAATAGATGTAATTTTTCGTAAATTCAAGATGGATTAGATTACCGTATTTTCCCGATTAAACGCCGGCCTCGTTTAAACGCCGGGTCAAAACTgctaatttttaaataaacgccGGGGGCGTTTGTTCGAGGTCCCGGCGTTTAATCGAAGTCCCGGCGTTTATTTGCGTCGAGCCAACAAGTGTAGATATTCACTAGAAAAGCACTGCTATGACACGTACCTGTACGGTATactgcttttgttattttaataaatgcTTAACGAACAAGTCTGGCGTAACATTAACTGCGATGTACATGCtgtacaacaaaacaaaattgaaaatatgtAGCAATGTTCACGTTCCTGTTGTTATGACTGACGCACTCTCTTTCTTTAGTTGCAGTGCTCGCTGTCCTCGCATTCGAGGATCCCTCCAGCGATTGTTTATTAGTTGTTTTAGCCTTGTCAAAAATTGTCGTTTCTGAGTGGAAATCGCGCAGTGAACAGTAATAGGGACATTGCGACATTGccgtttttaaactttaaacgtTTTGTTCTATTTGAATAAATACTGATTACAATATACACGTGCCGTATGTAATGCCGTATGTAATAACGAATGTATGAGATACAGGGACATTATGTCAGGTCGGGTCCAAGGGAGAAATCGTCCCGCCTTGACAAACTGCGCACGGATCTCAAAGAATGTGAAATAATACATCAAcctaaaaatgatgaaaattttacttcattAATAAACGCCGGACCCCGATTAAACGCCGGCTTCAAAAAAAACGCCGGGTCCCTGAGGCCAAGTTTTAAATAAACGCCAGGGGCGTTTAATCGAGAAAATGCGGTACTGGTATAATGTTGTTTGTATGTAAGGGTCGATCAGCACTAGCGAAAAAGCTAACTTTATTTAGAGAAATGTTCTGCCATCACTAACGCTTAGCAAATGCGGATGGTTGTCCGAGACGGGACACTCTTCAAAGGCGCCGCAGACAAGTTAGTTCCGGGTAAGAAATGGACAAAACCGAAAATCTGTTCTTCTTGTTGTAAAGCCATTATTCTTTCCGTTAAGTAATGACAGATGCAAATAGTTTACAGTGCGGataaatttcttcaaaacaaaaattgtcacCGTACATTTTTTGGCCTAGATGTTTCAAAGACAATTTCAATTTTGCCTGCTAATACGGATAGGCCCTTAACTAGTTACAGTGGTCTTATTATCCTTTCTCGCCTTCAAACTCCAGGGCAGATGATATTTCGCTAGAGAATATGTTGATTTTATGAGACGATTAGGCTTAGGGCAAGAGGCCCTTGAGAAAGGCAAATGGAAGGCAAATATAACCAAAATAACATATAAGGTTTATAAATCTCTTTACCTATGTCATTGTTCACAATGGTAGGTTTATTATACTCTGGATGCTCAATGATATTCGCCACCTCAAATTCCTGCTCGTAGCCTTCCCGTGTGCTTCGTCGGTGCTCCCCAAGAGTTATCTTGAAATCTCCATAATCTTGCGGTCTTTTGGCGTGATTAATACAATGTGCCGCTGTAACGACCCATTGTGGGCTCACCAGAGCTCCTCCACAATGGTGTCTTCCTAGGTAATTGATCTGGACCATCCAGGGCCAGGAATAGGGAAGAGCATTCTGACCACTGATAATCCTGGTCCTTGGACGATAACCACACCTGGATGAGGCTACgaataagtttaaaaaattagttCTGACTGTTAAACTGAGAGCCGAGACTGCAACGGACCGATTGCGACTAATTTCATGAGTGGTAAAGTATGCACCGAGTTAGCCTTTTTTCTgagcaggaatctcattaaaaAGGGCTGGAGTACATTACCAACGATGACGTCATACCTTTTTGACTATGTCATGAATTTAATTCGCGAAATCTAATATTAAAATAACGTGAGGTGCTGGCTTAGATAGTTTAACCGGTTTGACTGGTTAATTTTAGGCGGATTATGTCcgtcctcgttgccgttgccgtcgtcggaTTTGAAGGTCCCCTTTGCCTTCCCGCAACCACCACGACTACCACAACCaccaacacccccccccccccctccccacaaTTCTATCCATTGCTTTCCTTCCTGCACCACCAGTGAAATCAATAGAATTGTTCCCGCAACCACCATCGATGACGTATTGCTTGAAGAGGACACTttgatacagtgaaacctctattaagcggacgtcTTCGGGACCTTCcaaagtgtccgcttaatagagggtgtccgcctaatagaggtttgttaaaattatgcaaagttTGTTAAAGATTAACATTCAACCGTTATtatgtactgtgataaagttccatgaAGTGCTGTACTTTGGGCAatactttaggtgaactttgatcGTGGATGACAATCATACGGCCGGATATCGGTCTAATCTCTAGTTTATAGACatctaaatgtattgatttatctttagTAATCGAGTACAGtatacgtatttcaaggacgtaatccgaTACTACGATTGTTTAGTAGCCAAATACAAtctattttagtgtccgcgtccgcttaatagaggtgtccgctgaataggggtccGTTATAAAGAGAGAtgtaagacgttaatttcgggacccggcttGGTGTCCGCTTAGCCtgagagggtgtccgcttaatagaggttttactGTATCAGTATTTTGTTACAGTAGCGAAATGGTGTCACCGTATACCATACAAGAGAGCTTCAACCAGGCTTCAACCCTATTAGTTCGCAAATCGGACACTTTTACATTGCCCATAAGACACCTTTccaccaacccccccccccccccttcaaatTTTGCACAGCAAAGTTAATGGCGTCATTGCATTAATATTgattataacaaattttcattcttATCCATAACAGCCGAGTTAGCCGTTTTTCTGAAAGATTTTCAATGCCGAAGTCGTTCATGTTCATACGTGGAtggtttcaaattaaatatccAGTGGAACTGCCGGCGCCTATTTCACTTTCGTAAACGCCACCATTGACaaccaagcctttagtcatGATGGATGTAATATACCAGGAGTAGtcaatggaaaaaaataaatcgataaaagtcggtgaatctgatttgattgatattgaTTGTATTGAACAATCGGTAGAAATCCATGACACACTCGTATCGTTCATCGATTTATCTtgatttttaccgatttcatcgatttatGTCGGAAAATACGTCAATTCATCTGTtcatcaaaaaaatgaaaactgaattcatgcaaacagtaaatttcttgacaattgagttgtaattgagagtcgaaggatcaaaccagtagagtttaaaataagacaaaTATATAATACATTTTTGAATAGTCTTAGAAAGAACGACTTGAAGCCCAAGTTAAATTACGCGTTAAATGGTATCACCTGCTGTTTGATGTATCAGTTAAGAAAGACGGTTTGCTAGTTTATGTTCTAAATGTACTAaatattttcggaattttggcgGATAGGTATGGTAGTGTAGAGATAAGGGAGAAAGATTAGGATACATGACGGGCTTtgctcaccaaaaaaaattatgcaaattaggcaAAGGGTAGATTGAATCTACCCATGGCTTATGATTAACTGAAACGGGAGATCACAATTCGCGCCTTCATACGACTGAGGTGTTACTTTGGAATCCTCGGTAATTACTTTTTTCGCACTTGCCGACATCCAAAAACACCCGGCGTGGGAATCACGAGACGTGTAAATAAGACATTTCTTGACATAATAAAAAGGTTTTCCAGATACGGACGCGCATTTGTTTGCTTTACTCGCGTGGAGACACACGTCAACTGTTACTTCTCACGCGAAATAGTATTCAAGGCATGGCTCTACTGTAAAAAAACCCCGCTCCTTATTGATCGCACAACCATAATTATGAAAGGCGatagcaagaaaaataactATCACTCGAATGGGATAATCGAAGATCAAGAACCAAACCTTAACGAGAGCGGGGTTTATATCTgttactaaagagaaaatggaaatgaaacaTAAACCCTTTGCCGACTCAGAAAATATTACGAGAAGCTGAAGTTTGCCACCCGAGAAACATTTTAATGACGGCCTATAATCTATTCTTACGGGAGGAATGAAATTATTTGCAATTATATCGATCGAAAAGTATACTATCTTCTGTCTATTACTGTGTAGTCGGCAGGAAGATTACACAAAACGGCGTCAGCAACGAGGTTCGATGTTATAAATTAAGTACATTTACTTACCTGtgataaattaatgtttactcaATGAGAATGATTTAATCCCAGAGAAACTACGATTTCCGAAACAGGAACATTTGGAATTCTTAGACATCAGTAACTACAACCTACTTATAACAGCTTCATTTTAATAGTGACTTGATTCGGAAATAATAAACCGTGAGATCTAACGCAAAGCTCATAGGGCACGGCGAAGGGAAGGCAACCAGAGGGTTTGAAGTAATCTGGTGGCCCACTCTTTTCTCCGGCACTAGCCACGGGAAGTTAACCCTAAGATTCTATTTTGCTAAAGTAATGCTTTGATTTATTTAACGTACGATAATTGACTCGGTTGTGTTTTACcaacacatttttttgtaaccCAAGCTTCTTAATTAAGCCAGAGAACGGACATTTTTGTCGTCGATTTTCattgacaaaatcatttgtAAGAACTAATAGACATGTGAGTGTTATAACTTTTCATTTGACGTTTTACTGTACGGATAGCTCTGTAACAAGCGGcaagataatttcatttttacataCATATATTAGCATCGTTTGAAATTAAcgaataatactaataatg encodes:
- the LOC140926060 gene encoding chymotrypsin A-like, with product MVQINYLGRHHCGGALVSPQWVVTAAHCINHAKRPQDYGDFKITLGEHRRSTREGYEQEFEVANIIEHPEYNKPTIVNNDIALIQLSRPAILNRRVSLVCLPDQGFIIPDGKQCYATGWGLTVPGDWNSQADVLKQAMLPKVSQSECLEDNKDAGIPVTNEMFCTGHGGSSPISTCNTDSGGPIVCRDSNGRWYLQGVVSWGSGGCHPGYYSVNARVSKYTKWIYSYTSS